The Aerosakkonema funiforme FACHB-1375 genome has a segment encoding these proteins:
- a CDS encoding DGQHR domain-containing protein has product MNSASNPTPDLASQILERENREKQALALLLDRFLSRNDQILVQKIEMGGTEAYIGSVTLEWFSSRVRFASRLPLFRPKFNPDTQNIEIDAETIEEIQQRPLDWSRQAALAQYLAARKHHKFPPVLVVINQPWVDNPKSAEWSTEGKAIKSTADFMPLDKDAKVGLLNVSDDVTIFALDGQHRLMGVQGLMELIQTGKLQRYKKDKKAAGSFITVDDLSEEFQVDSSYLQNLAKEKIGIEFICAVVPGETREEARRRVRSIFVHVNLMAAPLTKGQLAQLDENNGFAIIARKVAVTHPLLKDKPSRNPRVNWDSATVATKSTVLTTLQALTEMSERYLGQKFPHWKPSQDKGLIPMRPDDEELEEAFEEFHKLFDNLANLPSYQRLESGEETPQLRRFSFEKDGGEGNMIFRPVGQVALAQALGIMIFRKKMPLKSVFDKLRKFDTDDGFSNMEYPESLWYGVLYDPNKKRILVAGRDLAAKLLVYILGGVDDDLERAELRQALAEARTFENKAVGFNGKFVQPREVGLPVILS; this is encoded by the coding sequence ATGAACAGCGCCAGCAACCCTACACCAGACCTCGCCAGTCAAATCCTGGAACGAGAAAACCGAGAAAAGCAAGCCTTAGCACTCCTTTTAGACCGATTTTTGAGCCGAAACGACCAAATTTTGGTACAAAAAATCGAAATGGGAGGAACGGAAGCATACATCGGTTCTGTCACCCTAGAATGGTTTTCCAGTCGCGTTCGATTTGCATCGCGCCTACCGCTTTTCCGTCCCAAATTCAATCCCGATACCCAAAATATTGAAATTGATGCAGAAACGATAGAAGAAATTCAACAACGACCTTTAGATTGGTCGCGTCAAGCAGCTTTGGCGCAGTATTTAGCAGCGCGAAAACATCACAAATTCCCACCAGTTTTAGTAGTCATAAATCAACCGTGGGTAGACAATCCCAAATCTGCGGAATGGAGTACAGAAGGAAAGGCAATTAAATCTACTGCTGATTTCATGCCATTAGATAAAGATGCGAAAGTCGGGTTGTTGAATGTCTCCGATGACGTGACAATTTTTGCTTTGGACGGTCAACATCGTCTCATGGGAGTGCAGGGATTAATGGAGTTAATTCAAACCGGCAAACTCCAGCGATATAAAAAGGATAAAAAAGCAGCCGGAAGTTTTATTACTGTAGATGATTTAAGTGAAGAGTTTCAAGTTGATTCCTCCTATTTACAAAATTTAGCCAAAGAAAAGATAGGCATTGAATTTATTTGCGCTGTCGTTCCGGGGGAAACTCGCGAAGAAGCGAGGCGGCGAGTCAGGTCGATTTTTGTTCACGTTAATTTGATGGCGGCACCTTTAACAAAAGGACAGTTAGCGCAATTAGATGAAAATAACGGTTTTGCGATAATTGCCAGAAAAGTTGCCGTTACCCATCCATTGTTAAAAGATAAACCAAGTCGCAATCCTCGCGTGAATTGGGATAGCGCTACAGTGGCAACAAAATCAACGGTTTTAACCACGTTGCAAGCGTTAACTGAAATGTCAGAACGCTATTTAGGGCAAAAATTTCCGCACTGGAAACCGTCGCAAGATAAAGGTTTAATTCCTATGCGTCCCGATGATGAGGAACTGGAAGAAGCTTTCGAGGAATTTCACAAATTGTTCGATAATTTAGCAAATTTACCGAGTTACCAAAGATTGGAATCGGGAGAGGAAACACCGCAATTGCGCCGCTTCAGTTTTGAGAAAGATGGCGGGGAAGGAAACATGATTTTTCGTCCGGTGGGACAAGTAGCTTTGGCGCAAGCTTTGGGAATTATGATATTTCGGAAAAAGATGCCGCTGAAGAGTGTTTTTGATAAACTTCGCAAGTTCGATACGGATGATGGATTTAGTAATATGGAGTATCCGGAGTCGCTTTGGTACGGTGTTTTGTACGACCCGAACAAGAAGCGGATTTTAGTTGCGGGTAGAGATTTAGCGGCGAAATTACTCGTGTATATTTTGGGTGGAGTTGATGATGATTTAGAACGTGCAGAATTGCGTCAGGCGTTGGCAGAAGCGAGAACTTTTGAGAATAAGGCGGTCGGTTTTAATGGTAAATTTGTACAACCGAGAGAAGTAGGTTTACCGGTGATTCTTAGTTGA
- a CDS encoding endonuclease/exonuclease/phosphatase family protein, translating into MNADVIKSWAFLKRAIALLAYGYSALIIVYFLLRLIFWDQFWVVGLVSSFIPLILLPILILPVLALGMIKKRWFSIASSIACILLISWLHLKYFSPHPIQTTSSQLNIKVLSLNCSWYKTSSENLTSLIQKEAPDIVFLQEVVKKHTQRAFVWLKSTYPYQFAAPETGILSKYPIEFSEILHLAGHRDIQQRAIIKIDNRDIIVYNIQVKSPWINYQKILPFVSIPFYDYRERSQEIQDLLQRLQKETLPLIVAGDFNMTDQSQDYHYLATVLQNSFQSSGMGFGFTWPHGWELSFLIKNSPWKLNYPIFRIDHIWYSKDWGSRASKVLPTTGSDHLPVTTELIQIPS; encoded by the coding sequence ATGAACGCAGATGTTATTAAGAGTTGGGCATTTTTGAAAAGAGCGATCGCACTATTAGCTTACGGCTATTCAGCATTGATTATTGTTTATTTCCTTCTCAGACTAATATTTTGGGATCAATTTTGGGTAGTTGGTTTGGTCAGCAGTTTTATCCCTTTGATTTTATTACCGATCTTAATTTTACCAGTTCTGGCATTGGGGATGATAAAAAAGCGCTGGTTTTCGATCGCATCATCAATTGCTTGTATTTTACTGATAAGTTGGCTGCATTTAAAATACTTTTCTCCTCACCCAATTCAAACAACTTCTTCCCAGCTTAACATCAAGGTTTTATCCCTGAATTGTAGTTGGTATAAAACCAGTTCGGAAAATCTCACCAGTCTAATTCAGAAAGAAGCACCCGATATCGTTTTCTTACAAGAAGTTGTTAAAAAACATACCCAAAGAGCATTCGTTTGGTTAAAATCAACCTATCCCTACCAATTTGCCGCCCCTGAAACTGGTATTCTCAGTAAATATCCCATCGAATTTAGCGAAATTTTACATTTGGCTGGTCATCGAGATATTCAACAACGTGCTATAATTAAGATTGACAATCGAGATATAATTGTTTATAACATCCAAGTTAAATCTCCCTGGATAAACTACCAAAAAATTTTGCCGTTTGTGAGTATTCCCTTTTACGATTATAGAGAGCGATCGCAAGAAATTCAAGACCTACTACAGCGCCTGCAAAAAGAAACCCTTCCGCTGATTGTTGCTGGCGACTTTAACATGACCGACCAATCCCAAGATTACCATTATTTAGCAACAGTTTTGCAAAATTCCTTCCAGTCGTCGGGAATGGGATTTGGGTTTACTTGGCCCCACGGTTGGGAACTGAGCTTTTTGATTAAAAACTCACCTTGGAAATTAAACTATCCCATCTTCAGAATAGACCATATTTGGTATTCAAAAGATTGGGGTTCTCGCGCTAGCAAAGTGTTACCGACAACTGGGTCAGATCATTTACCTGTAACAACAGAATTGATTCAGATCCCAAGTTAA
- a CDS encoding Uma2 family endonuclease, which produces MSSSLAAVAENLVTDTWVKASWEEFVALGNNPDWEKGKFFYHQGYMRIEMAAVGPLHSRQNSVTSRVANFYATLRNIRIVELINASFRRTGVSEFQPDLSYYIGADFRLPPRTNTPIDLNEFDPPALVIEISSTSLGDDLGRKRLIYERAGVQEYWVVDASLDDVIAFEISQRRSGEIEESSVLPGLGIALVEEALQRSQTQDDGEINRWLIQTFSQS; this is translated from the coding sequence ATGAGTTCTAGTTTAGCGGCTGTAGCTGAAAATTTGGTGACGGATACCTGGGTGAAGGCAAGTTGGGAAGAGTTTGTCGCTTTGGGAAATAATCCTGATTGGGAAAAGGGAAAATTTTTTTATCATCAAGGATACATGAGGATTGAAATGGCAGCAGTAGGCCCACTTCACAGTCGTCAAAATTCGGTTACTTCCAGAGTAGCTAATTTCTATGCAACGCTGAGAAATATCCGAATTGTCGAATTAATTAATGCGAGTTTCCGCAGAACTGGTGTTAGTGAATTTCAACCAGATTTGTCTTATTATATAGGCGCAGATTTTAGATTACCGCCTCGAACGAATACGCCGATCGATCTAAATGAATTCGATCCGCCTGCGTTGGTCATAGAAATTTCGTCCACTTCTCTAGGTGATGATTTAGGACGAAAACGATTAATATACGAACGCGCTGGTGTGCAAGAATATTGGGTTGTTGATGCAAGTCTTGATGATGTAATTGCTTTTGAAATTTCCCAAAGGCGTAGCGGTGAAATTGAAGAGTCAAGTGTGTTACCTGGCTTAGGGATCGCTCTCGTTGAAGAAGCACTCCAACGCAGCCAAACACAGGATGATGGGGAGATTAATCGCTGGCTGATTCAAACATTTAGCCAAAGTTGA
- a CDS encoding DNA phosphorothioation-associated protein 4, with product MSASKIRIAKDKADLVKSLLIAKETTGPFQTYADIIVFAAALGAKRKKRVPLEEISKRDPLPIGIEIFVSRGYDVAIKLLAIAETKDVNIISPNDENAESQRIEIFEEYANGGLEILADELRGSVDYSERLLLMLISERDKQNRAEGEFDLTRFLY from the coding sequence ATGAGTGCCAGTAAAATCAGAATAGCTAAAGATAAAGCCGATTTAGTAAAATCATTACTTATCGCCAAGGAAACAACTGGGCCTTTTCAAACTTACGCGGATATCATAGTATTTGCCGCCGCATTGGGTGCAAAACGAAAAAAACGAGTGCCTTTGGAGGAAATCTCGAAAAGAGACCCTCTCCCAATTGGCATAGAAATTTTCGTTTCGAGGGGATATGATGTGGCGATCAAGTTGTTAGCGATCGCAGAAACTAAAGATGTGAACATTATATCACCAAATGATGAAAATGCCGAATCACAACGCATCGAAATTTTTGAAGAATATGCCAATGGTGGACTGGAAATTTTGGCAGATGAATTGCGAGGTTCGGTAGACTATTCTGAGAGACTTTTGTTGATGCTAATCTCGGAACGAGATAAGCAAAATCGGGCGGAAGGGGAGTTTGATTTAACTAGGTTTTTATATTGA
- the dndB gene encoding DNA sulfur modification protein DndB: MLKISSPSFEYILPVIRGIQSGREYYVSMCPVRLLPKLFPLDEQETPPEMRAKRTLNRQRVPEIAKYIVNNPKHYIFSAITASIDADITFEPIGTEAEGRKIGRLRVPMDGKLIINDGQHRKAALEMALKENPELGYETIALIIFLDIGLERSQQIFADLNRYPVHPDPSLNILYDNRDKYAKIVREVVKQVAVFRSLTDCDRSTLSTRSSKLFTLNSIYNANLAFLANHRDGEWESAIAIAVRFWNTVSSNIPDWQQVLYKKVSASEMRRDYIHSHPTALTALGATGATLLSLYPDNWENHLAGLAQIDWSRFNVDWEGKVLSKSGISQSRSSVNFMTAYIKKRLNLPLAADE, encoded by the coding sequence ATGCTTAAAATTTCTTCTCCATCTTTTGAATATATTTTACCAGTCATTCGGGGAATTCAGTCAGGACGGGAATACTACGTTTCTATGTGTCCCGTGCGATTGTTGCCGAAACTTTTTCCATTAGATGAACAGGAAACGCCGCCAGAGATGAGGGCAAAGCGCACTCTCAACCGCCAACGAGTGCCAGAAATTGCTAAATATATTGTGAACAATCCTAAGCACTATATTTTTTCGGCAATCACCGCATCAATTGATGCGGATATCACCTTTGAACCTATCGGAACGGAAGCGGAAGGCAGAAAAATTGGTCGCTTGCGCGTGCCGATGGATGGAAAGTTGATTATTAATGACGGACAACATCGAAAAGCGGCGTTAGAAATGGCGCTGAAAGAAAATCCAGAATTAGGATATGAGACGATCGCACTTATTATATTCTTAGATATCGGACTGGAACGATCGCAACAAATATTCGCCGACCTCAATCGTTACCCAGTGCATCCCGACCCCTCTTTAAATATCTTGTACGATAATCGAGATAAATATGCTAAAATAGTTAGAGAAGTTGTCAAGCAAGTAGCAGTTTTCCGCAGTTTGACAGATTGCGATCGCAGTACCCTCTCCACCCGTTCCAGTAAACTATTCACACTCAACAGCATATATAATGCTAATCTGGCCTTTTTAGCTAATCATCGGGATGGGGAATGGGAGAGTGCGATCGCAATTGCAGTACGTTTCTGGAATACTGTTAGCAGCAATATACCAGATTGGCAACAAGTTTTATACAAAAAAGTCAGCGCCAGCGAAATGCGACGGGACTACATTCACTCTCACCCCACCGCGCTTACCGCATTAGGCGCAACAGGCGCAACACTCCTCTCCCTTTATCCAGATAACTGGGAAAATCATCTTGCTGGATTGGCACAAATTGACTGGTCGCGTTTTAATGTAGATTGGGAAGGGAAGGTTTTGTCTAAAAGTGGCATTTCTCAGTCCCGCAGCAGCGTTAATTTTATGACTGCTTATATTAAAAAGCGATTGAATTTGCCACTAGCTGCGGATGAGTGA